The genome window CGCCGACGCGATCGGGTGTCTCATCGGCAAGCGAGAGATCGGCGTCCTCGAGTGCCAGCCGTGCTGCGGCGAGGCCGAGCTGCGAACAGCGGTCGGTGCGGCGCGCCTGTTTGGCCGAGAGCATCGCCACGGCGTCGAAGTCATTGACCTCGGCGGCGATGTGCGAACGAAACGGCGTCGAATCGAAACGGGAGATGGTGGTCACAGCAGATTGCCGCGTGTGCAGTCGCTGCCACACCGCCTCCTTGCCGATGCCGATCGGGGTCACCAGACCGACGCCGGTGATGACAACGCGACGCTTCACCCGGCACGCTCCGCCGCGCGGGCGACACCAGCGAGCGTGCGCGCGGCGATGCCATGCACGAAGACGGGGCCGATCACCAGCTCGGCCGCCGGCACGCGCAACAGCGACCAGGGCGGGCCGGACCATTCGTGCACGATTATCACGTCACTCAATCCTTCGGCAGTCGGTGTCATGGTCCAGAGGACGTCCATCCCCGTGGTGATACCACCGATGTGGCGATATCGGATCTCTTTGGCCTCGGTGTTCACCCACATCTGCGACAGCCACCAGGTGGGCCACTGGAGCGGTCCGAAGGGGCGATTCGCCGACATCTCCACGATACCATCGCCGCCGGGCGCGCCTTCGCGGCGTTTCACGAAGCGATAGTGCGGCAGGATCGCCGGCCACTGTTCCACCATGACGGCGTGCGGCCAGACCGCATCGGGGGTGGCGCGAATCAGCAGGCGATCGACAATGCGCATCACGGCGAGGTCCGCCAGCAGAGGAGAATCCGGGCGAAGGGGAGCGCCTGGAGGTGGATCGGTGCCGAATGTGCCCGCGCGGCGAGCGCCCGGAGTCGTTCAGCGGTCAAGCCCCGCTGCAGCGACGTCACGCCGTCGAGCACCGTGGTCGCGTGCAGGCCGAGCAGCGCGCCGCCAACGCGGAAGGCGACAGCCGCAAGGCGCGATGGCCGCAGGTCGGCGATGATCACGCCGCGACGGGCGACGCGATGGCACTCGGTGAAGAGCTGGACGATTCCCTCATCGTCGAGGTGATGCGCAACCTGGCTCACCAGCACGACATCGACACTCCGGTTCGCGAGCGGTAGTGCACTGGCACAGCCGAGCAGGGTGGGGACTCCGTTGTCGCGCGCGAGGGCTGCCGCCGCCGGAATCCGCTCGAGGCCGCAGGGTCGCAGCGTCACGCCCCGTCGGGCAGCCCACGCAGCCGCATCGCGCGGGAGATCGCCGGCGCCGGTGCCGACATCGAAGAGCGAGAGGGTCTGCCCCTGGTCGGCGGGAGTGAGCAGCCACGCGAGGCCCGTGTGCACTGCGGCGGTGCCGCCAAACCAGCGATTGGCCCGCGCGATGTCGCGCAGCATCCGCACCACCAGCGCCGGGTCGGTGGCGGGGTCGTCGAGTGCTTCCACCCCGATGCGCGACAGCGCGATGCCGGTCACCCGATCACATCGGCTCGAGATCGGCGTAGCCGCCGCGATAGTAGAGCAGCGGCCGGCCGTGGTCGGCAGCACTCCCGCCGACGACCGTGCCGATCAAGATGGTATGATCGCCCGCCGGAAGCGTCGTCAACGGTTCACAGATGATGTGCGCGAGCGCCCCATCGAGCAGCACCTGATCGTCGGGGCCACGATGCCAGCCGACACCCTCGAAGCGGTCGGCGACGCCGCTGGCGAAGCGACGCGACAGCGCCTCCTGGTGCGACTCGAGGATGTTGATGGCGAAGCGCGGCGCGGTGAGCAGCACCTCGTGCACTGACGCGCTCAGTTCAATCGCAATCGACACCAGCGGCGGGTCGAGCGACACCGACGCAAACGAGTTCGCCGTCATTCCCACCGGCACGCCGCTGCTGTCCAGCGCGGTCACGACGGTGACACCGGTGGCGAAGCGACCGCAGAGTTGTCGGAATTCGAATGGGTCCATCGTTCCTTCGTGTTGTGTTGTCACCCTGAGCGCAGCGAGGGGGCGGAGCTTCGTGCTGTCACCCTGAGCGAAGCGAGGGGGCGAAGCTCCGTGCTGTCATCCTGAGCGGAGCGAGCCGCAGGCTCGCGTAGTCGAAGGAGCGGCGCTCCGCCCCCTCGACTTCGTCCGCTTCGCGGACTCCGCTCAGGGTGACAACCCTTCGGCTCGCTGCGCTCAGGGCGACAACGTCAAACCAGCATCCTCGTCAAGAAACCCGGATTCAGCACCCGCCACGGCGAAACGAAATCTCCCGTCACACCGATCAGCGTGTCCGCCATCCCGCGACGCTCAAGCCGACCCACTGCGCGATCGAAGAGCGCCGGCGTGAGCATCGAATAGCCAATCAGCCGCTCGACGATCCACTTGCCGAGAAAGCGCTGGCGACGCAGGGTGCGATAGTGCGCGAGTCGTGCGGCGGTCAGCGGCGTATCGCTTGCGAGTACTTCATCGAGCACGCCCGCGGCCAGCTCGGCTCCGGCGAGCGCGGCACAGATCCCTTCGCCGGTGAAGGGATCGAAAAAATCTGCGGCATCGCCCACCAGCAGCGCGCCATCGGTCACGCTGCGCCGCGACATCGCATCGAACGGTCCGGTGACCATCACTTCGCGCACGATCCGCTCGCGATGAATCCGGCCACGAATTCCGGGGAAACGCTCGAGCGCCTCGAGGAAGAATGTCGTGGCATCACCCCGTGCTCCTGCCGCGGCCTTCGCAGAAACAACCAGCGCCACATTGGTCACGCCATCGCCCATAGGATTGAGTCCGACATAGCCATCGCGACTCACGTGCATATCTGCCGCACCACCCAGTCCGGGCACATCCGTCACGTGCGCGACGAACGCCATCCGCTTGAGCCAGCCCTGACGCCGGAGACCGGTGCGCCGGGCGACCACGCTGCCGAGGCCGTCGGCGCCCACCACCACACGTGCCATCGCGGTCGACAGCTGGCCCCCTTCGTCGCGCAGTTGCACACCGCAAACACCGTCGCGACCGCGGACCAGATCCACGACCTGCTGTCGCTCCATCACCGTGACGCCAGCCGCGCCTGCCGCGTCGAGCAGCGTCGCATCGAGCACGCGGCGCGGCAGCGAAATCCCGGTGGCCCGGAACGGTGCGCCACCCGCCTCGGCGAAGCGGCCACTGAGTGCCGCGCCGTAGGCGGCCGTGACGTTGGTGCCGACGAGAGGAGCCGAGGTGTGATGCTGATCGAGCGTGGTGAGCACGCCGAGCAGATCGAGATGGCGCACGCTTTCGGGGGAGAGATACTCGGAGCAGACTTTTTCGCGCGGGAAGACGGCCTTGTCGAGCAGCAGCACGCGCCGGTTGGCGCGCGCGAGCCGGAGTGCCGTCGCACTTCCCGCCGGACCACCGCCCACCACCAGCACATCGAACACGTCAGTCACCCTTGCAGCCACACGCCTGCATCACGCGGCGCCGGAGTTCTTCCGGGCAGCAGTTGCGGCAGGTGGCGCGGAGCCGTTCGAGCAGCGCCTGCTGCTGTTTCTCCTCGCAGAGGCACTTGCGACACTCGGCCAGGTGGGCGCAGAAGGCGTCGGTTTCCGACGCGCTCAGCTCGCCGAGGCGGTAGGCATCCAGGCGATCGAGTACGGCCTGGCAATCGAAAGACAGCTCGCTCATGACTCCCCTCCCCCCGACGGGAGGATCCCCGTCTCCTCGGCATAACGTCGGAGACGCCCCTGAAGGATCCGCCGGGCACGAAAGAGCCGCGATTTCACGGTTCCCACCGGGATCCCCAGCGCCTCGGCCACGTCGGCGTAGGGGAGGCCTTCCATGTCACTGAGCACGAGCACTTCCCGGAAATCGGTGGGCAGGGCATCGACCGCGGCCAGCACCTCATCGTCCACGAGCTCGCGGAAGAAGCGCCCTTCCGGGTCGGGGTCCTTGAGGTCGACCGGTTCGGGGATCGCTTCCATATCGACGGCCTGAGGCGCCCGCTTCCGGCTGCGATAGCCGTTGATGAACTGGTTGCGCAGAATGGTGACCAGCCAGGCCCGGGCGTTCGAGCCGGGGCGGAAGGAGCTCCACCCGCGGAGGGCGCGCAGCATGGTGTCCTGCACCAGATCTTCGGCGGCGGCGGGGTCGCCGGTGAGCCGGAGGGCCACTCGATACAGGGTATCGAGATGGGGCAGCGCTTCGTCTTCGAAGGCGGCCGGGGCGAGGGTATCGGACATCCCGGAAGGTAAGCACTGCTACCCGGTCACGATCGCTCCGGGTTACGTTGTTCCCCCCAATGTCATTAACGCCAGCCATCCTGCCCCTCGCCCTGCTCGAGGCCGTGCAGAACATCGATACCCCGCCCGATGACGGCCTGGGCGCCCTCGAACACGAGCTCGCGGCCAAGCGTCTCGGCCTCTCGCCCACGGTGGCGGCACAGGTCGCCCGCTATCGCGAACGCGCCGCCGCCGGTGGCGACCTTCCCGAAGATGAAGCGCTCGCCGTTTTCCGGCTGGTTGGCCGACGGCCCGATGCCGCGCTGGTCTATGCCGACGCGGGCCGCCGTGCGGCGCGCTATGCCGCGCGCCGCCTCGGCATCGCGACGCGCGGGCTGATCGCCGCCGCACCGGGGAAGCTCGGGACCCGACTCGGCCTGCGAGCGTCGGCAAAGCTTGCCCGACGCTGGCTATTGATCGAGATGAGTTCCGAGGCCGGCGTCGCGCGTGCCGAAGCCGCCGATTCGCTCGGGCTCAGGGCGCGTGAAGATGGCGTCGGCTGTCAGTTCTACTCGGTGGCCCTGGCCGAGCTGCTGCGGCTCGTTGCGGGCTTTGAAGGGTCGATGGTCCACGAATCGTGCCGCGGACGCGGCGATCGCACCTGTCGCTGGCTCGCCGCCAGGGGAGAGGGTTACGAATGAAGGGTCTCACCGCAATCGATCGTGCTCGCCTCACGGCATCACTGGAGCAGATCAACGCCGATGGCTGGTTGTTGTTCGACTTCCACGGCTGCAATCCGGTGGCGCAACAGCTCTTGCCCGGTGGGATGGGGACGCGCCGCGTTTTCGTCTGGATCCCGCGCGAGGGGCCGATGACAGCGATTGTGCACCGCATCGAGATGCAGCCGTTCGACGGCTTTCCCGGCACCATCATTCCATTCTCGCGTCACGCCGAATTGCACGCGGCACTCACGCAAGTGGTCGGCGGCAAGATCGCGGCGATGGAAATTTCGGCACGCGATGCGGTGCCGTATCTCGACCGGATTCCGTGGGGGGTGATCGACCTGCTGCAGTCGCTCGGCGTGAAGGTGGTGCCGAGCGCGCGGCTGGTGACCGAGTTCGTGTCGACCTGGTCGGCGGCGGAGACGGCGGAGCACCAGACCGCGGCCGAACTGCTGCGTGACATCGCCCTCAAGGCGCTGGCCCGGGCGGTCACGCTGGGGGGCACCGGCTACAGCGAAAGCGCGATGCAGCAGGAGGTCGTGCGGGCGATGGAGGGGGCGGGGATGTACCTCACGACCCACCCGATCGTGGGGTTCGGGCCGAACGCCGCCAACCCGCATTACGAGCCGCATCCGGGCGCCGATCGCACGCTGGCGAACGATGAGGTCATTCTGCTCGATCTCTGGGGCGGCATGCGCGAGGGGGCGATCTTCGCCGACCAGACGTGGATGGGGTTCAGCGGAACGGCGGTGCCGGCCCGGGTCCAGCAGGTCTGGGAAACGGTCCGCGACGCGCGGGATGCCGCGATCCATACTCTGCAGGCGCTGGTCGCGGCGGGTGAGCCGGTGCCGGGCTATCGCGGCGACCGGGCGGCCCGGGAAGTCATTGAGCGCGCGGGTTTCGGCGAGTGGTTCGTCCATCGGACCGGTCACAGCATCGATCGGGATCTCCACGGCAGTGGACCGCACCTCGACGATTACGAGACCCACGACGACCGGCTCCTGCTGCAGGGAAGCGGTTTTTCGGTCGAACCGGGGATCTATCTGCCAGGTGACTTCGGGTTGCGTAGCGAGGTCAACCTGTACTGGGGCCCGTCAGGACTGGTCGTGACCCCCCGGGAGCCACAACGCGAGCTGGTGACGGCATAGTCCCCCGGGGGTAACCCGGGGGGTTGCAGGGCAGGGGGGAGTGGGTCATCTCATTGCGTTCCACCCAGTTACAGCCAGGTACCGGGTCGGAAGCGGTTCGGTGACAGTTGCTTGACACTCGTACGAAGGGCGGGCATATTCTTCCCAGCCCGGCAACCCGCTGGGATTTTCCTTTCGTTAATACAACTGACCGACTGTAGACCGGAACACACGGTTTTCGTGACCGGTCGTCGCGAATCTCGCGGCGTTCGTGTCGCCATGGGCGCCTCCTCGGGCGCTCTCCTACGCAGCATTATTCCCGTTGCAGGCCAGGCGGGGCGTGGGTTTCCGAGGAATACCTCAGTACCTGCTGGTGAAGGAAGTCTCTCTGTGATCTCGCCTTCGGAGGACGGTTCCATGAAGCAAACTGTTGTGAAGGCCCTCGCACGTTCGGCGCGCGCAGTCGCGCTGGCGGCGGTGGTATCCGGGCTCGGCGCTACGGCGCTCGTTGCCCAGTCCACCGGCAAGCTCGAGGGACGTGTTCGCGACCCGGGCGGTCAGCCCGTCGCCAATGCGCGCGTCGCCATCGTCGGTAGTGCGGCATCTGCCGTGGCAAACCCGCAAGGGTACTACTTCATCAACAACGTACCTGCGGGCGACTTCTCGATCCGGGTCTCTTACGTCGGCTACAAGCCGGTGGAAGTCTCGAACGTGAAGATGCTCTCCGGTCAGACCATCACCCAGGACATCACGCTGACGCAGACGGCCGTGACGGTGCAGGAAATCACCGTCGTCGCCGCGCAGAAC of Gemmatimonadota bacterium contains these proteins:
- a CDS encoding sigma-70 family RNA polymerase sigma factor, whose protein sequence is MSDTLAPAAFEDEALPHLDTLYRVALRLTGDPAAAEDLVQDTMLRALRGWSSFRPGSNARAWLVTILRNQFINGYRSRKRAPQAVDMEAIPEPVDLKDPDPEGRFFRELVDDEVLAAVDALPTDFREVLVLSDMEGLPYADVAEALGIPVGTVKSRLFRARRILQGRLRRYAEETGILPSGGGES
- a CDS encoding methyltransferase domain-containing protein, with the protein product MTGIALSRIGVEALDDPATDPALVVRMLRDIARANRWFGGTAAVHTGLAWLLTPADQGQTLSLFDVGTGAGDLPRDAAAWAARRGVTLRPCGLERIPAAAALARDNGVPTLLGCASALPLANRSVDVVLVSQVAHHLDDEGIVQLFTECHRVARRGVIIADLRPSRLAAVAFRVGGALLGLHATTVLDGVTSLQRGLTAERLRALAARAHSAPIHLQALPFARILLCWRTSP
- a CDS encoding FAD-dependent oxidoreductase, which encodes MTDVFDVLVVGGGPAGSATALRLARANRRVLLLDKAVFPREKVCSEYLSPESVRHLDLLGVLTTLDQHHTSAPLVGTNVTAAYGAALSGRFAEAGGAPFRATGISLPRRVLDATLLDAAGAAGVTVMERQQVVDLVRGRDGVCGVQLRDEGGQLSTAMARVVVGADGLGSVVARRTGLRRQGWLKRMAFVAHVTDVPGLGGAADMHVSRDGYVGLNPMGDGVTNVALVVSAKAAAGARGDATTFFLEALERFPGIRGRIHRERIVREVMVTGPFDAMSRRSVTDGALLVGDAADFFDPFTGEGICAALAGAELAAGVLDEVLASDTPLTAARLAHYRTLRRQRFLGKWIVERLIGYSMLTPALFDRAVGRLERRGMADTLIGVTGDFVSPWRVLNPGFLTRMLV
- a CDS encoding flavin reductase family protein, with the protein product MDPFEFRQLCGRFATGVTVVTALDSSGVPVGMTANSFASVSLDPPLVSIAIELSASVHEVLLTAPRFAINILESHQEALSRRFASGVADRFEGVGWHRGPDDQVLLDGALAHIICEPLTTLPAGDHTILIGTVVGGSAADHGRPLLYYRGGYADLEPM
- a CDS encoding SRPBCC family protein, with translation MRIVDRLLIRATPDAVWPHAVMVEQWPAILPHYRFVKRREGAPGGDGIVEMSANRPFGPLQWPTWWLSQMWVNTEAKEIRYRHIGGITTGMDVLWTMTPTAEGLSDVIIVHEWSGPPWSLLRVPAAELVIGPVFVHGIAARTLAGVARAAERAG
- a CDS encoding zf-HC2 domain-containing protein encodes the protein MSELSFDCQAVLDRLDAYRLGELSASETDAFCAHLAECRKCLCEEKQQQALLERLRATCRNCCPEELRRRVMQACGCKGD
- a CDS encoding M24 family metallopeptidase, which encodes MKGLTAIDRARLTASLEQINADGWLLFDFHGCNPVAQQLLPGGMGTRRVFVWIPREGPMTAIVHRIEMQPFDGFPGTIIPFSRHAELHAALTQVVGGKIAAMEISARDAVPYLDRIPWGVIDLLQSLGVKVVPSARLVTEFVSTWSAAETAEHQTAAELLRDIALKALARAVTLGGTGYSESAMQQEVVRAMEGAGMYLTTHPIVGFGPNAANPHYEPHPGADRTLANDEVILLDLWGGMREGAIFADQTWMGFSGTAVPARVQQVWETVRDARDAAIHTLQALVAAGEPVPGYRGDRAAREVIERAGFGEWFVHRTGHSIDRDLHGSGPHLDDYETHDDRLLLQGSGFSVEPGIYLPGDFGLRSEVNLYWGPSGLVVTPREPQRELVTA